CGCCAACGTCAACCGCAACCTGGGCTTTGAAAAGTCGCCGGAAGATTTCGTCGACATGAAGGGCAAGAAGGTCGTGGTACTCGGCGGTGGCGACACGGCGATGGACTGCAACCGCACTTCGATCCGCCAGGGCGCCAAGTCGGTGACCTGTGCCTATCGTCGTGACGAAGCGAACATGCCGGGCTCGCGCAAAGAGGTGAAGAACGCCAAGGAAGAAGGCGTGAAATTCCTCTACAACCGCCAGCCGATCGCGATCGTCGGTGAAGACAAGGTCGAAGGCGTGAAGGTGGTCGAGACCCGTCTCGGCGAGCCGGACGCCCGTGGCCGTCGCAGCCCCGAGCCGATCCCGGGTTCCGAAGAGATCATCCCGGCCGACGCCGTGGTCATCGCCTTCGGCTTCCGTCCGAGCCCGGCGCCGTGGTTCGAGCAGTTCAGCATCCAGACCGACAGCCAGGGCCGCGTCGTGGCACCGGAACAAGGCCAGTACAAGCACCAGACCAGCAACCCGAAAATCTTCGCCGGTGGCGACATGGTGCGCGGTTCCGACCTGGTGGTGACGGCGATCTTCGAAGGCCGCAATGCCGCCGAAGGTATCCTGGATTACCTGGGCGTTTAACCAAGCGACACAAATCCCTGTAGGAGCGAGCCTGCTCGCGATGGCGATGAATCAGTCACCAGATGCATTGACTGACACTTCGCTATCGCGAGCAGGCTCGCTCCTACAGTTGTTTTGTGGTGTTGCGAAGATCGGTGTCCCCCGCGACAAATTGACCCGATAGACAAAAGGCTGAGCTGTATCCGTGCCTTTTGCGCCCGGCTCTGAGAAAATGCCCGCACTTTTTTTCCGGATGCCGACATGACTGCCCTGAAGAACGACCGATTCCTGCGCGCCCTGCTCAAGCAACCCGTAGACGTCACTCCCGTGTGGATGATGCGTCAGGCCGGACGCTACCTGCCTGAATACCGCGCCAGCCGCGCCAAGGCCGGCGATTTCATGAGCCTGTGCATGAACCCGTCGTTCGCCTGCGAAGTCACGATGCAGCCGCTGGACCGTTATCCACAACTGGATGCGGCGATCCTCTTCTCCGACATCCTGACCATCCCCGACGCCATGGGTCAGGGTCTGTATTTCGAAACCGGCGAAGGTCCGCGCTTCAAGAAGGTCGTCAGCACCCTGGCCGACATCGAAGCCCTGCCGATTCCCGATCCGCAGAAAGACCTGGGCTACGTGATGGACGCGGTCAGCACCATCCGCCGCGAACTCAATGGCCGTGTGCCGCTGATCGGCTTCTCTGGCAGCCCATGGACTTTGGCCACCTACATGGTCGAAGGCGGTTCGTCGAAAGACTATCGCAAGACCAAAACCATGCTCTACGACAACCCGCAAGCCTTGCACCTGCTGCTGGATAAGCTCGCGCAGACCGTCACCAGCTACCTCAACGGCCAGATCATGGCCGGCGCGCAAGCGGTGCAGATCTTCGACAGCTGGGGCGGCGCGCTCTCGGCGGCGGCGTATCAGGAGTTCTCCCTGGCCTACATGCGCAAAATCGTCAGCGGCCTGATCCGCGAGCACGAAGGCCGCAAGGTTCCGGTGATCCTGTTCACCAAGAGCGGTGGTCTGTGGCTGGAAAGCATCGCCGACGCTGGCGCCGATGCTTTGGGCCTGGACTGGACGTGCGATATCGGCAGCGCCCGCGCCCGTGTCGGTGACAAGGTTGCCCTGCAAGGCAACATGGACCCGACCGTGCTCTACGCCAAGCCTGAAGCGATCCGCACCGAAGTCGGGCGTATCCTCGCCAGCTACGGCAAGGGCAGTGGCCACGTGTTCAACCTGGGTCATGGCATCACCCCGGAAGTCGATCCGGAGCATGCGGGCGCGTTCCTGCGCGCGGTGCATGAGTTGTCGGCGCAGTATCACGAGTAACCAGCGCCAGCTTTTCAATGTGGGAGCGAGCCTGCTCGCGATTGCGGTGGATCAGTCAGCAGAGATGTTGAATGTGAAGCCCCATCGCGAGCAGGCTCGCTCCCACAGTTGTTTGTGGCGTACAGACTTCAGGCCTTGACGCCACCCAACGGCGGCAACTTCGCCAGCTTTAACGCCACCCCCAACGCCACCAGCAGCAACGCGCCAATGAACAATCCAATGCCATTCCACCCGCCCAGATGCCAGAACACCCCACCCGCCGTACCGGCAACACTTGAGCCCGCGTAGTAGCTGAACAGATACAGCGACGAAGCCTGCCCCTTGGCCTTGGTGGCGCGGCGGCCGATCCAACTGCTGGCCACCGAGTGTGCGCCGAAGAAGCCGAAGGTGAACACCAGCATGCCGAAGATCACCAGCGGCAGTGGTGTGAACATGGTCAGCGCAAGGCCTGCAATCATCAGCACGATGGTGCTCCACAGTACTTTGCGCCGCCCCAGCTTGTCGGCCAGCGAGCCGATTTTCGCCGAGCTGTAGATGCCCGACAGGTACACCAGCGACAGCAGGCCGACGAAGGCTTGCTCCAGGTGGTACGGCTCGGCCAGCAAGCGGTAGCCGACATAGTTGAACAGGGTGACGAACGCGCCCATCAGCACAAAGGCCTCCAGGAACAGCAGCGGCAGGCCGGCGTCGCGAAAGTGCATGGTGAAGCCGTCCAGCAGGCTGCGTGGGTGCAGCGAGCGGGAGCGGAAGTTGCGCGACTCGGGGAGGATCCGCCAGAACACTGTCGCGGCGATCAGCGCCAGGCCACCGATCACCAGCATCGCCGTGTGCCAGCTGATGAAGTCGATCAGTACCCCGGTGATCAAGCGTCCGCTCATGCCGCCGATGGCGTTGCCCGCGATGTACAACCCCATCGCCAGTCCAAGGTGTTGCGGGTGAATCTCTTCGCTCAGATACGTCATCGCGACCGCCGCCAGACCACTCAGGGACAAACCGATCAGCGCGCGCATGATCAACACCCCATGCCAGCTCGGCATCATCGCGCTGGCCATGGTGCACAGCGCCGCACAAAACAGCGCCGCGACCATCACCGGCTTGCGCCCGAGCCGATCGGACAGCGGGCCGGTGATCAGCAGGCCGAAGGCGAGCAGGCCCGTGGCCACCGAGAGAATCAGGCTGCTCTGCGCCGCATTGATCGAATATTCCTGGGACAGCATCGGCATCATCGGCTGCACGCAGTAGAGCAGGGCGAAGGTCGCGAAGCCGCCAGAGAACAGCGCCAGCACCGTACGCATGAACGCCGGCGTGCCTTTTTCGATGTAGATCTGCGCCAGCTCGGCGGCAACATCGCCTTGGGCGGCGGGGGTGATTTCATGGGCGAGTGGAGCGACAGCAGTTTTCACGGGGGACCTCGGAAGCGCACAGCCGGTCAGGCAATGAAAAAAGCATATAGCTGGCTAATGATTCAATCCAATATATTGTTCGACCTGTTTGATAGCTTGAACGACCTAATGGGGTTTCCATGGAATTGCGTCACCTGCGCTACTTCATCGCCGTCGCCGAAGAACTGCACTTCGGCCGCGCCGCACAGGCGCTGGGCATCTCCCAGCCGCCATTGAGCCAGCAGATTCAAGCACTGGAGCAGGAGCTTGGCGCGCGGCTTTTCGAACGTACCAATCGTCGGGTCGAGCTGAGCGAGGCGGGCCGGTTGTTTCTGGAAGAAGCGCGGCTGGTGCTGGCGCAGGTCGACAAGGCGGCGGATGTCGCGCGGCGGGCGCAGTTGGGCGAGCTGGGCGAATTGAAGATCGGCTTCACCTCGTCGGCACCGTTCAACTCGACCATTCCCCAGGCGATCTTCGCGTTTCGCCAGCGCTTCCCGGCGGTGCATCTGAATCTGCGGGAAATGAGCAGTACGCAAGTGGCGGATGCGCTGGTGGATGAGTCGATCGAAGTCGGGATCATGCGGCCGCTGGGGCTGCCTGATTCACTCAGCGTGGTCGAACTGATGCGTGAGCCATTGGTCGCGGTGCTCAGCTCCAAAGACCCGTTGGTGGAGGGCAGTGAAGAGGGGATATACCTGTCCGAGCTGGCCCTCGAACCCTTCGTGTTTTTCCCACGCAGCTACGGCAGCGGGCTGTACGCTCAGCTACTGAGCCTGGCGCGGGATGCGGGGTTCAGCCCGCACTTTGCGCAAGAGGCCGGCGAGGCGATGACGATCATCGGGCTGGTGGCGGCGGGGCTGGGAGTGTCGGTGTTGCCGGCGTCGTATCGACGGATGCGCATCGATGGCGTGGTCTATCGGCCATTGCTCGATCCGGCGGCGGTGTCGGCGGTGTGGCTGGTGCAACGCAAGGACCAGAAGTCGGCGATGGCGCGGGCGTTTGTGGAGTTGTTGACGAGGAAGGTCGAACCGCTGAAAGGGTGACTGCTTCGCAGTCAATCGCGAGCAGGCTCGCTCCCACATGGGAACGCGATACCTGTAGGAGCGAGCCTGCTCGCGATGGCGTTCGCAAGAACACCAAAAAAACATCAGCCGGGCACCGGACTACCAGACATTTCAACCCAGGTTGTAGGGCATTTCTGAAATCCCTCCAACAAGCTACAGCTTCTTGCGGCGCTGCCTACACCTACTCCAGAATCCGCCGGCTTGTGCGCTTCGAGGGCCGTCGCTAACTTGATTCGCGTCACTGATGGTCAGTGATCGGGTTTAGTAGCCCGCTTTCATATCTAGTGCATTGGCGCTCCTGATAGGCAGGTATATCCATACCTGCCCTTGACGGTAGCTGTGCGCAGGGCGCCTTCGGGCGCGCCGGATTGATATGGACCGGTCTACTAACCTGCGTACAGCTGCCACCCTTCTGATGTTTGGCGATTCGGTGTCGGCTCCCCCTCTTTCAGGACACTGAACCATGACCCATTCGCCCAGCCCGATCTTCCTCATCGCCCCCGACATCGACAACCACACGCTGCTCGAATACGCCTGCGTCTCCCTGGCTTCCGCCAGTGCCATGGCCAGTGACTTCGCCCGAGACCTGAAAGGGCCGCAGGGGCAGGTACTGTTGGGGATTCAGCAGTCGATCATGCTCGGAGAACTGGCGGTGAACCGGGCACTGGATAACCTCGATCAGCCATAACCTTGTAGGAGCGAGCCTGCTCGCGAAAAACGTCCGGGCAACGCGGTCATTCAGGCACCGCGCGTTATCGTTGACGACCATCGCGAGCAGGCTCGCTCCTACAGGGGACCGTGGCGAGAATGAGATTTTCGACACACAGATGAACCCTGTGGGAGCGGGCTTGCCCGCGATGAGGCCGGCACATCCAACATCAATGTCGCCTGACGTACCGCTTTGAAAGATCGTTCCCACGCTCTGCGTGGGAATGCCTCAACGGACGCTCTGCGTTCGGCTTCTAATTTGGGACGCGGAGCGTCCCGGGCTGCATTCCCACGCAGAGCGTGGGAACGATCAGTTACGCCCAACGCTTGAAGATCAGCGACGTATTCACCCCGCCAAACGCAAAATTATTGTTCATCACGAACTGATGACTCATCTGCCGGAACTCGCCGCGCAGATAATCGAGCTTGCCGCAGTTGGGGTCGACTTCGTCGAGGTTGAGGGTGTGCACGTACAGGTCGCGGTTGAGCATTTCGATGCTGAACCAGGACTCCAGTGCACCACAGGCGCCGAGGGTATGGCCGAGGAAACTTTTTTGCGAACTGATGGGCATGTGTTCGCCGAACAGGCTGCTGGTGGCCAGGGTTTCGGCGATGTCGCCCTGTTCGGTGGCGGTGCCGTGGCCGTTGACGTAGCCGATGGCCGATGGCGCAAGGCCGGCGTCTTCCAGGGCCAGTTCCATGGCCCGGCGCATGGTGACCTGCTCGGGGCGGGTGGTGTGCTGGCCGTCGGCATTGCTGCCGAAGCCGACGATTTCCGCGTGGATGCGCGCACCTCGTGCCAGGGCGTGTTCCAGTTCTTCCAGCACCAGCATGCCGGCGCCTTCACCGATCACCAGGCCGTCACGACCGGTGTCGTAGGGGCGCGGGGACAGGTGCGGGGTGTCGTTTTTCAGGCTGGTGGCGTAGAGCGCATCGAACACCATGGCTTCGGTCGGGCACAGCTCTTCGGCACCGCCAGCGAGCATCAGCGGCAGGCGACCGAACTTGATCGCCTCGTAGGCATAGCCGATGCCCTGGCTGCCGCTGGTGCAGGCGCTGGAGGTGGGGATCAGGCGACCGGTGAGGCCGAAGAAGATGCTGATATTGGCCGCCGTGGTGTGCGGCATCATGCGCACGTAGGAGTTGGCGTTCAGGCCTTCAGCCACCGAGTTGAGCAGCATGTTGCCGAACGCCTTGATCTCGTCGGTGCTGCCGGTGGAGGAGCCGCAGGCAACGCCCATGCGCCCGTCCTTGATCATGTCGTCACCCAGCAAGCCTGCGTCGGCCAACGCCATTTCCGATGCGCCTACAGCCAGCCGCGAAACCCGGCCCATGCTGCGCAGTTGTTTGCGGGTCCAGTGGGCCGGCACCTTGAAGTCATCGATGGGCCCGGCCAGGCGAGTGTTGAGTTCGGTGAAGCGATCCCACTCGTCCATCCGGCGGATGCCACTGCGGTTGGCCGCGAAGTGGCCGGCGATGCTGTCCCAGTCGCTGCCCAGAGAGGTGATGCCGGCCATGCCGGTGACGACCACGCGTTTCATCAGCACAGGCCTCCGTTGACGGCCAGCACCTGGCGAGTGATGTACGACGCTTCCGCCGACATCAGGAAATTCACCGCGCCGGCCACCTCTTCCGGGGTGCCCATGCGTTGTGCGGGAATCATTTTCATCAGTTCTTCCACCGGCACGTTTTCATCGAGCATCGCTGTGTCGATCAGGCCGGGGGCGACACAGTTGACGGTAATCTTGCGTTTGGCCAATTCGGTGGCCAAGGCCTTGGCCGCGCCGATCAACCCGGCCTTGGAGGCGCTGTAGTTGACCTGGCCACGGTTGCCGATCAGCCCCGACACCGAGGTGATGCAGACAATCCGCCCGGCGGCGCGACGACGGATCATCGGCATCATCACCGGGTGCAGCACGTTGTAGAAGCCGTCCAGGTTAGTGCGCATCACCACATCCCAATCATCCTCGCTCAGCGCCGGAAAAGCACCGTCACGCGTCAGGCCGGCGTTGAGTACCACGCCGTAATAGGCGCCGTGGTTTTCCACATCGGCTTCGAGGGCGGCCTTGCAGGCGGCACGGTCGGACACATCGAACTGCAGGATGCGCGCCTGGCGGCCCAAAGCCTCGATTTCGACTCGAACGGCCTCGGCATCCGCCACGCCGCTGCGGCAATGCAGCACGATGTCATGCCCGGCCTGGGCCAGGCGCAGGGCGATGGCGCGGCCGATGCCACGGCTGGAACCGGTGACCAGTACGAATTCAGTCATGCCTGCGTTCCTTGTGAAGTGCCTTGGGGTTCATGGAGATATTGCGTGGCCTGGGGCGGGCGATACACGTTCAGGCGGGCACTGGCGTGAATGCCCGGCCCATGGATGTGGCATTCGAAAACCCCCATGCCGTTGTCGTCTTCCAGCGAGCGCAAGCCATGGATGTTCAGCTCGGTGCCGGCGGGGAAACTCTCGACGTTGCACTCGAACTTGCGGCTGCCGAGCAGGAAGCCCAGTTCCACTTCATCACCGCGCTGGCGCGCATGGCAACCGGCGAAGGCGGCGACGCTCTGGGCCATCAGTTCGATGCCCACCCAGGCGGGCAGGCTGCCATCGGGGCGATTGAACAGCCCGGTCGGCTTGACCGTAAGGCCGGTGTGAATCTGCTCCGCGTCGAACGCCAGGATCCGGTCGATGAGGATCATATCGCCGGCGTGGGGCAGCAGTTCGGCGAGCGGCCAGTCAATCATGGGGCGTCTCCGATAATCAGACTGACGTTGTTGCCACCGAAAGCGAAGGAATTGCTCATCAGGTAGCGGGGACCAGTGGACGTCAGGCGCGTGGCCGGGGTCACCCATTTCAGGACGGGCAGCTCAGGATCCGACTGGTTGTCCCAGACATGCGGGGGCAGGGCCTGTTCTCGATTGTCGCTACTGAGGCTCAACCAGCAGAACGCCGCTTCCAGTGCTCCCGCCGCACCGAGAGTGTGGCCGGTCATGGGTTTGGTGGACGAGCAAAGGACGCCTGCCGGGAACAGCGTGTTGACCGCCGTGCTTTCCATGGCATCGTTGTGCTGCGTAGCGGTGCCGTGCAGGTTCAGGTAGCTGATCTGTTGCGGTTGCAGCCCGGCGCGGCTCAAGGCCTTGCCCATGGCTTGCAGGGCGCCACGGCCGCT
This genomic interval from Pseudomonas putida contains the following:
- the fabG gene encoding 3-oxoacyl-ACP reductase FabG, which gives rise to MTEFVLVTGSSRGIGRAIALRLAQAGHDIVLHCRSGVADAEAVRVEIEALGRQARILQFDVSDRAACKAALEADVENHGAYYGVVLNAGLTRDGAFPALSEDDWDVVMRTNLDGFYNVLHPVMMPMIRRRAAGRIVCITSVSGLIGNRGQVNYSASKAGLIGAAKALATELAKRKITVNCVAPGLIDTAMLDENVPVEELMKMIPAQRMGTPEEVAGAVNFLMSAEASYITRQVLAVNGGLC
- a CDS encoding beta-ketoacyl-ACP synthase — translated: MKRVVVTGMAGITSLGSDWDSIAGHFAANRSGIRRMDEWDRFTELNTRLAGPIDDFKVPAHWTRKQLRSMGRVSRLAVGASEMALADAGLLGDDMIKDGRMGVACGSSTGSTDEIKAFGNMLLNSVAEGLNANSYVRMMPHTTAANISIFFGLTGRLIPTSSACTSGSQGIGYAYEAIKFGRLPLMLAGGAEELCPTEAMVFDALYATSLKNDTPHLSPRPYDTGRDGLVIGEGAGMLVLEELEHALARGARIHAEIVGFGSNADGQHTTRPEQVTMRRAMELALEDAGLAPSAIGYVNGHGTATEQGDIAETLATSSLFGEHMPISSQKSFLGHTLGACGALESWFSIEMLNRDLYVHTLNLDEVDPNCGKLDYLRGEFRQMSHQFVMNNNFAFGGVNTSLIFKRWA
- a CDS encoding LysR family transcriptional regulator — protein: MELRHLRYFIAVAEELHFGRAAQALGISQPPLSQQIQALEQELGARLFERTNRRVELSEAGRLFLEEARLVLAQVDKAADVARRAQLGELGELKIGFTSSAPFNSTIPQAIFAFRQRFPAVHLNLREMSSTQVADALVDESIEVGIMRPLGLPDSLSVVELMREPLVAVLSSKDPLVEGSEEGIYLSELALEPFVFFPRSYGSGLYAQLLSLARDAGFSPHFAQEAGEAMTIIGLVAAGLGVSVLPASYRRMRIDGVVYRPLLDPAAVSAVWLVQRKDQKSAMARAFVELLTRKVEPLKG
- the hemE gene encoding uroporphyrinogen decarboxylase, with product MTALKNDRFLRALLKQPVDVTPVWMMRQAGRYLPEYRASRAKAGDFMSLCMNPSFACEVTMQPLDRYPQLDAAILFSDILTIPDAMGQGLYFETGEGPRFKKVVSTLADIEALPIPDPQKDLGYVMDAVSTIRRELNGRVPLIGFSGSPWTLATYMVEGGSSKDYRKTKTMLYDNPQALHLLLDKLAQTVTSYLNGQIMAGAQAVQIFDSWGGALSAAAYQEFSLAYMRKIVSGLIREHEGRKVPVILFTKSGGLWLESIADAGADALGLDWTCDIGSARARVGDKVALQGNMDPTVLYAKPEAIRTEVGRILASYGKGSGHVFNLGHGITPEVDPEHAGAFLRAVHELSAQYHE
- a CDS encoding MFS transporter, whose translation is MTPAAQGDVAAELAQIYIEKGTPAFMRTVLALFSGGFATFALLYCVQPMMPMLSQEYSINAAQSSLILSVATGLLAFGLLITGPLSDRLGRKPVMVAALFCAALCTMASAMMPSWHGVLIMRALIGLSLSGLAAVAMTYLSEEIHPQHLGLAMGLYIAGNAIGGMSGRLITGVLIDFISWHTAMLVIGGLALIAATVFWRILPESRNFRSRSLHPRSLLDGFTMHFRDAGLPLLFLEAFVLMGAFVTLFNYVGYRLLAEPYHLEQAFVGLLSLVYLSGIYSSAKIGSLADKLGRRKVLWSTIVLMIAGLALTMFTPLPLVIFGMLVFTFGFFGAHSVASSWIGRRATKAKGQASSLYLFSYYAGSSVAGTAGGVFWHLGGWNGIGLFIGALLLVALGVALKLAKLPPLGGVKA
- a CDS encoding hotdog family protein yields the protein MIDWPLAELLPHAGDMILIDRILAFDAEQIHTGLTVKPTGLFNRPDGSLPAWVGIELMAQSVAAFAGCHARQRGDEVELGFLLGSRKFECNVESFPAGTELNIHGLRSLEDDNGMGVFECHIHGPGIHASARLNVYRPPQATQYLHEPQGTSQGTQA
- a CDS encoding DUF6124 family protein, coding for MTHSPSPIFLIAPDIDNHTLLEYACVSLASASAMASDFARDLKGPQGQVLLGIQQSIMLGELAVNRALDNLDQP